From one Candidatus Zixiibacteriota bacterium genomic stretch:
- a CDS encoding alanine racemase, with protein sequence MVVSVQDLDTPCLLIDQQRLAVNIARMQALADRHGVKLRPHIKTHKMPVLALTQIEAGAIGVAVATLGEAETMAAAGITNIQIASQVVGAAKYHRLAHLRRQITLSCAVDSIDHVRELSAFFATQGLTLELLIEVDTGLHRCGVADVDAALALAREIERLPALRFRGVMTHAGHAYAAVGPDDVARIGREEGERMVALAEQLRASGLTVDTVSVGSTPTARHAAAVAGVTELRVGNYIFNDMMQVSLGSASLDQCAMSVLSTVISTPTADRAVIDAGAKALALDRGAHGNSTLHGYGLVREKDCTISRLSEEHGIIDECGGCFVRGEKVSIIPNHACAVVNLFDYAYLVDGGTVVDTLPVTARGRA encoded by the coding sequence ATGGTCGTGAGCGTGCAGGATCTCGACACACCGTGCCTGCTGATCGATCAGCAACGCCTCGCGGTCAACATCGCGCGCATGCAGGCTCTGGCCGATCGACACGGCGTCAAACTCCGACCGCACATCAAGACGCACAAAATGCCGGTGCTGGCGCTGACCCAGATCGAGGCGGGCGCGATTGGGGTGGCGGTCGCCACGCTGGGTGAGGCCGAAACGATGGCGGCCGCGGGCATCACCAACATCCAGATAGCCTCTCAAGTCGTGGGTGCGGCGAAGTATCATCGCCTCGCCCATCTTCGTCGCCAGATCACCCTGTCCTGCGCGGTGGATTCCATCGATCACGTCCGGGAGTTGTCGGCGTTTTTCGCGACGCAGGGCCTGACGCTGGAGTTGCTCATCGAGGTCGATACCGGCCTGCATCGGTGCGGTGTGGCCGACGTCGATGCCGCGCTGGCGCTCGCCCGCGAGATCGAGCGGCTGCCCGCGCTGCGCTTCCGCGGTGTTATGACACATGCCGGGCACGCGTACGCCGCGGTCGGGCCCGATGACGTCGCGCGGATCGGCCGCGAGGAAGGCGAGCGCATGGTGGCGCTCGCGGAGCAGCTACGCGCGTCGGGGTTGACGGTCGACACCGTCTCGGTCGGTTCGACTCCGACCGCGCGCCACGCGGCGGCCGTGGCGGGCGTGACGGAACTGCGAGTCGGTAACTACATCTTCAACGACATGATGCAGGTCAGCCTCGGCAGCGCCTCCCTTGACCAGTGCGCGATGTCCGTTCTGTCGACCGTCATAAGCACACCGACCGCGGACCGTGCCGTCATCGACGCCGGCGCCAAGGCGCTGGCGCTGGACCGGGGGGCACACGGCAACAGCACACTGCACGGCTACGGTCTCGTACGGGAAAAAGACTGCACGATCTCGCGGCTGTCCGAGGAGCACGGAATAATCGACGAATGCGGCGGTTGCTTCGTTCGTGGTGAGAAAGTGTCGATCATCCCCAACCACGCCTGCGCCGTGGTGAACCTGTTCGACTATGCATATCTGGTCGACGGGGGGACGGTGGTGGATACGCTTCCGGTGACGGCGCGGGGGCGGGCGTAG
- a CDS encoding ABC transporter ATP-binding protein: MRNIVSWIWQYYRQHKKVLAVLVLATPVQAAIAVMIPRLIGFTIDTLKSGQTPSHWLAESLTEIGAGWGLSPVVSFAVAFIAFGFVSAALYAWFQSTRAWMNCRLEFLFRQEAFNKITTKGPDFFNRFRTGDLVTRLTDDVAEKLSWFACSGIFRFYEASLNIIFVVIMMLSISPKLTLFTAGPLPLLILVFFKTSSLLDTRYDHLQSRISRFNDVMEACFSGIRVVRAYVQEKAQKVKFDDAARDRRQAEIDAVRVTTLVDSMYHYIWQFAVVIVLIAGGYAVLNATMSIGDLATFIYYATWLVFPMFDIGQFLVKGRQSAVSIHRLTELELVPPMVTERGSRDGNGSMKPSIGYDDVAFTFPELQRQIIDRVTLDIKPGHTIAVVGRVGSGKSWLVNMIPRLVDPTDGGITLDGHNLTEYKLEDLRHSIGYVPQEPVLFSDSVRNNILFGRDNVSEELLTWAVDVAQLSEEIATFPKGMDTMIGTRGMSISGGQKQRLALARALVGKPKVLILDDCTSALDSRTEAALWDRLHEVMPELTAILITHRPDTLEQANMIYVLDEGRIVETGTHAELMAQEGLYAKIYKRYRLEAEVAA; the protein is encoded by the coding sequence ATGCGTAATATAGTCTCGTGGATCTGGCAGTATTACCGACAGCACAAGAAGGTGCTGGCGGTGCTGGTGCTGGCCACCCCGGTCCAGGCCGCGATCGCCGTGATGATACCACGACTGATAGGCTTCACGATCGATACACTCAAGTCCGGGCAGACCCCGTCGCACTGGCTTGCCGAAAGCCTCACCGAGATCGGTGCGGGCTGGGGGCTGTCGCCGGTCGTATCGTTCGCCGTTGCGTTTATCGCGTTCGGATTCGTATCCGCGGCGCTTTATGCCTGGTTCCAGTCGACCCGTGCCTGGATGAACTGCCGTCTCGAGTTTCTCTTCCGGCAGGAAGCGTTCAACAAGATCACCACGAAGGGCCCCGACTTCTTCAACCGGTTCCGGACCGGCGATCTGGTAACGCGGCTGACCGACGATGTCGCCGAGAAGCTGTCGTGGTTCGCCTGCTCGGGGATCTTTCGGTTTTACGAAGCGTCGTTGAACATCATCTTCGTTGTGATCATGATGCTCTCGATCTCGCCGAAACTGACCTTGTTCACGGCCGGGCCGCTGCCGCTTTTGATTCTGGTCTTTTTCAAGACGTCGTCGCTGCTGGATACGCGTTACGACCATCTGCAGTCGCGCATCTCGCGGTTCAACGACGTCATGGAAGCGTGCTTCTCCGGCATTCGCGTGGTGCGCGCCTACGTGCAGGAGAAGGCGCAGAAAGTGAAATTCGACGACGCCGCGCGCGACCGGCGCCAGGCCGAAATCGACGCCGTCCGGGTGACCACCCTGGTCGACTCGATGTACCATTATATATGGCAGTTTGCGGTCGTGATCGTGCTGATCGCCGGCGGCTACGCGGTTCTCAACGCGACCATGTCGATCGGCGACCTGGCCACGTTCATCTACTATGCGACCTGGCTGGTCTTCCCGATGTTTGATATCGGGCAGTTCCTCGTGAAGGGCCGTCAGTCGGCGGTGTCGATTCACCGGCTGACCGAACTCGAACTCGTGCCGCCGATGGTCACCGAGCGCGGTTCGCGCGACGGCAACGGCAGCATGAAACCGAGTATCGGCTACGATGATGTTGCCTTCACGTTCCCCGAGCTGCAGCGGCAGATTATCGACCGGGTCACACTCGACATCAAGCCGGGGCACACGATCGCGGTCGTCGGACGGGTCGGTTCCGGCAAGAGCTGGCTGGTCAACATGATTCCGCGGCTGGTCGATCCGACCGACGGCGGCATCACGCTCGACGGCCACAACCTGACCGAGTACAAGCTCGAAGACCTTCGGCATTCGATCGGCTACGTTCCGCAGGAACCGGTGCTGTTTTCGGACTCCGTCCGCAACAACATCCTGTTCGGGCGCGACAACGTCTCCGAGGAGCTGCTGACGTGGGCGGTCGATGTCGCGCAGTTGTCCGAAGAGATCGCGACTTTCCCGAAAGGGATGGACACGATGATCGGCACGCGCGGGATGTCGATATCCGGCGGCCAGAAACAGCGGCTCGCGCTGGCGCGCGCGCTGGTCGGCAAACCGAAAGTCCTCATTCTCGACGACTGCACGTCGGCGCTCGACTCACGCACCGAGGCCGCCCTGTGGGACCGCCTGCACGAGGTCATGCCGGAGTTGACTGCGATCCTGATCACGCACCGCCCCGACACGCTCGAGCAGGCGAACATGATCTACGTGCTCGACGAAGGCCGGATTGTCGAGACCGGCACCCACGCCGAGCTGATGGCGCAGGAAGGCTTGTACGCGAAGATCTACAAGCGCTACCGGCTCGAAGCCGAAGTGGCCGCGTAG
- a CDS encoding response regulator: MKVLVIDDEEMIRSLAEKILRRGGYEVLSAVTGEEAIEAFSRAEDIDGVLLDMSMPGMSGLETLRRLRAIREDIPCVLSSGQPESNVSIDDTLRNRTSYLEKPYRAQALIKAIDELLK; this comes from the coding sequence GTGAAGGTTCTTGTTATCGACGACGAGGAAATGATCCGGTCGCTGGCCGAAAAGATTCTGCGACGCGGGGGGTACGAAGTTCTATCGGCAGTAACCGGGGAAGAGGCGATTGAGGCGTTTTCCCGCGCCGAGGACATTGACGGCGTCCTGCTTGATATGAGCATGCCGGGGATGTCGGGCCTTGAAACGCTGCGACGACTGCGCGCAATACGTGAGGATATACCCTGCGTGTTGTCGTCGGGCCAGCCCGAGAGCAACGTGTCTATCGATGACACCCTGCGGAACCGGACCTCGTACCTCGAGAAGCCGTACCGGGCCCAGGCGCTGATCAAGGCGATTGATGAACTCCTGAAGTAG
- a CDS encoding ABC transporter substrate binding protein has product MPFHKNMPGHFRRLVSRALAVICVCVFSLSTGAGAAAVRLGVVQAGDYAGHVAMRGAVLNELRAMLPDSFRVETPPDAYVNAEWDRAGCRERIRKLVDDDHADVILAMGPWVVEDLLEAGFRKPVVAAYRFDPIAEGLVDSTGRPIAENLTVTLYPDRYSRDFSALSSLFAIDTVAVICFDSNGETERLLERMRQSIGGQKIELVVSSGYTPRGEFAFFNAYQKVPPGADAVYISPLWGVQPDAIRPFFERSNSVRRPVFASDGAYPVGRGALASDAGRTMMAEAVITAWKLKRIVEGISPADLPTAYEQARGLTVNADVAASCGVALDGSVADVLTIRPAADRGEFYDYTAALATAYSRRSHAASPPDRIALEADVSEAYLSLAHALETVRIDAEVLAVIDVFRERAHGAAQVGLAQPETLTRLQARRALLEAALITSQSSKRTAAARLAESMDFPPTYALFIDTTVFSERVQASLYVRLSRLVSHEQFRSGLLERLADEAARTAAATTGADDLRGAIYAALLEIERTLLAGVPLRRAEDDSRSYLQRLIEAPSVSDRDKIDALDAGRAARMAALDNRMAFFRACARLAYVVGWSMNELNTTPAQQLLRFISSGESGG; this is encoded by the coding sequence ATGCCGTTTCATAAGAATATGCCCGGCCACTTCCGGCGACTCGTCTCTCGGGCGCTCGCGGTAATCTGCGTCTGCGTCTTTTCTTTGTCGACCGGCGCCGGCGCCGCCGCGGTGCGTCTCGGCGTGGTACAGGCGGGTGACTATGCGGGCCATGTCGCCATGCGGGGGGCGGTCCTGAACGAACTGCGGGCGATGCTTCCCGATTCCTTCCGTGTCGAGACCCCTCCTGACGCCTACGTGAACGCAGAATGGGATCGCGCCGGCTGTCGCGAGAGAATACGGAAGCTGGTTGACGACGACCACGCAGACGTCATCCTGGCCATGGGGCCGTGGGTCGTCGAAGATCTGTTGGAAGCGGGATTCCGCAAACCTGTAGTCGCGGCTTATCGGTTCGATCCGATCGCGGAAGGTCTGGTGGACAGCACGGGCCGCCCGATTGCAGAGAATCTGACCGTCACCCTGTATCCGGATCGGTATTCTCGCGATTTCTCGGCGCTTAGTTCACTGTTCGCGATAGACACGGTTGCGGTAATCTGCTTTGACTCCAACGGCGAAACGGAGCGTCTGCTCGAACGCATGCGGCAGTCAATCGGAGGGCAGAAGATTGAACTAGTCGTCTCGTCCGGATACACGCCGCGCGGTGAGTTCGCATTTTTCAATGCATATCAGAAGGTTCCTCCGGGGGCCGACGCCGTCTACATCTCGCCGCTGTGGGGCGTGCAGCCCGATGCAATCCGCCCGTTTTTCGAACGAAGCAACTCCGTCCGTCGTCCCGTCTTTGCATCCGATGGCGCTTATCCGGTGGGGCGCGGGGCGCTGGCGTCCGATGCGGGTCGAACGATGATGGCTGAAGCGGTGATCACGGCCTGGAAACTGAAACGGATAGTCGAGGGGATATCGCCGGCCGATCTGCCAACCGCATACGAGCAGGCCAGAGGGCTGACGGTGAACGCCGATGTTGCGGCCTCATGCGGAGTCGCGCTGGACGGTTCAGTTGCCGACGTTCTGACGATTCGCCCGGCCGCGGACAGGGGTGAGTTCTACGATTATACGGCGGCACTGGCGACCGCCTATTCACGTCGATCCCACGCAGCTTCGCCGCCGGATCGGATAGCTCTGGAGGCGGACGTCAGTGAGGCCTATCTGAGCCTGGCACACGCGCTCGAAACGGTCCGGATCGACGCCGAGGTACTGGCGGTTATCGACGTTTTCCGGGAGCGGGCCCACGGTGCGGCACAGGTCGGGCTGGCGCAGCCGGAGACTCTCACCCGCCTTCAGGCTCGGCGCGCCTTGTTGGAAGCCGCGCTCATAACGTCTCAGTCATCGAAGCGTACGGCCGCAGCGAGGCTGGCGGAGTCCATGGATTTCCCGCCAACCTATGCCCTGTTCATCGATACGACCGTTTTCTCAGAGCGAGTACAGGCATCCCTGTACGTGAGGTTATCCAGGCTCGTGTCACACGAACAGTTCCGGTCCGGGCTGCTTGAACGGCTCGCCGACGAAGCCGCGCGAACGGCAGCCGCCACGACGGGAGCAGATGATCTTCGAGGCGCAATTTACGCCGCCCTGCTCGAGATCGAACGCACCCTGCTGGCCGGCGTTCCCTTGCGTCGGGCCGAGGATGACAGCCGGAGCTATCTGCAGCGCCTGATAGAAGCGCCTTCGGTCTCGGACCGTGACAAGATCGATGCGCTGGACGCCGGGCGGGCGGCACGTATGGCGGCATTGGACAATCGCATGGCCTTCTTTCGGGCCTGCGCTCGTCTGGCTTACGTGGTCGGCTGGTCGATGAACGAACTCAACACGACTCCGGCGCAGCAGTTGCTCAGATTCATTTCAAGCGGCGAGTCCGGAGGGTAG
- a CDS encoding ABC transporter ATP-binding protein, with protein sequence MTHEMFDDDIVLPKEHEIGVGTAFKRLMPFLARHKWGLLLCLGLLVSITGLSLIWPVLIQRAIDYRLVEQLGLPADQRDFAPLMYIAGAIVVIQLLTLVFQFVQRVKLETIGQNIMLDLKRKLFDHILSLDTSFFDEHPVGRLMARIESDCESLRLLFTNTVVLVVGDLMLILGIYGIMMWYEWKLAVVIFAAIPALFVMGYFFHRLTTHRFLALRKKAAEVTATITEFLHGMSIVQIFHRGDYARDRVLKVNEAKFKEDRFVNVAVTLFFNVLHYIEFVKVGLVLLLGSLWGISAGTIVTFILLIWKEFEPIARTSEQLGSFQKGMAGARRIFGLLDLKPKLTEPANPVPWDGLTHSIRFEHVWFSYTDDENWVLKDVDFEIPAGKRFALAGVTGGGKSTVIGLLLRLYDPQKGRILVDGIDIRTISTADLRKRFALVLQDIILFPGSVADNIGLEVESVSREAIADAAATVAADRFIKRLPNGFDTEVSEKGSNFSRGERQLLSFARALAVNPDVLILDEATSSVDPETERTIQASLKKLMAGRTSLIIAHRLSTILDVDQILVIKRGEIVERGSHTELILQDGYYSRLFHLQFKNKNGVTAHA encoded by the coding sequence ATGACTCACGAAATGTTTGATGACGACATCGTCCTGCCGAAGGAACATGAAATCGGCGTCGGGACCGCCTTTAAACGGCTCATGCCGTTCCTCGCCCGCCATAAATGGGGTCTTTTGTTGTGTCTGGGACTTCTGGTTTCGATCACCGGCCTGTCGTTGATATGGCCCGTGCTGATCCAGCGCGCCATCGACTACCGACTGGTCGAACAACTCGGCCTGCCGGCCGACCAGCGCGATTTCGCACCCCTCATGTACATCGCGGGCGCAATAGTCGTGATCCAGCTGTTGACCCTTGTCTTCCAGTTTGTCCAGCGCGTCAAACTCGAAACCATCGGCCAAAACATCATGCTGGACCTGAAGCGAAAGCTGTTCGATCACATCCTCTCGCTGGATACGTCGTTTTTCGATGAACATCCGGTGGGTCGCCTCATGGCCCGGATCGAATCCGACTGCGAATCGCTCCGTCTGCTGTTCACCAATACGGTGGTGCTCGTGGTCGGCGACCTCATGCTGATACTCGGCATCTACGGGATCATGATGTGGTACGAGTGGAAGCTCGCCGTGGTGATCTTCGCGGCCATTCCCGCGCTGTTCGTCATGGGCTACTTCTTCCACCGGCTGACCACGCATCGCTTCCTGGCGCTTCGCAAGAAGGCGGCCGAGGTCACGGCCACCATTACGGAATTTCTGCACGGCATGTCGATCGTGCAGATCTTCCACCGTGGCGACTACGCCCGCGACCGTGTGCTGAAGGTCAACGAAGCGAAATTCAAGGAGGATCGGTTTGTCAATGTCGCCGTGACGTTGTTTTTCAACGTCCTGCACTATATCGAATTCGTAAAAGTCGGGCTGGTGTTGCTGCTCGGCTCGCTGTGGGGCATCTCGGCGGGTACGATCGTGACGTTCATCCTGCTGATCTGGAAAGAGTTCGAGCCGATCGCCCGTACCTCCGAACAGCTCGGCAGCTTCCAGAAAGGAATGGCCGGCGCCCGTCGGATTTTTGGCCTGCTTGACCTGAAGCCGAAACTCACGGAACCCGCAAACCCCGTACCGTGGGACGGCCTCACGCACTCGATCCGGTTCGAACACGTCTGGTTCTCGTACACCGACGACGAAAACTGGGTGCTCAAGGATGTCGATTTCGAGATCCCGGCCGGCAAACGATTCGCCCTCGCCGGCGTCACCGGCGGCGGCAAGTCGACCGTTATCGGCCTGCTGCTGCGGCTGTACGATCCGCAAAAAGGACGGATTCTGGTCGATGGGATCGATATCCGCACGATCAGCACCGCGGACCTGCGCAAACGGTTCGCGCTCGTCCTGCAGGATATCATCCTGTTCCCCGGCTCGGTGGCCGACAATATCGGCCTCGAAGTTGAATCGGTGAGCCGCGAGGCGATTGCCGATGCCGCGGCTACGGTTGCGGCCGACCGCTTCATCAAGCGCCTGCCGAACGGCTTCGACACCGAGGTCTCGGAAAAAGGATCGAACTTCAGCCGGGGCGAACGCCAGTTGCTCTCGTTCGCGCGGGCGCTGGCGGTCAATCCCGACGTGCTGATCCTCGACGAGGCGACCTCCTCGGTCGACCCGGAAACCGAACGCACGATCCAGGCCTCGCTCAAGAAGCTGATGGCCGGGCGCACGTCGCTGATTATCGCGCACCGGTTGTCGACGATTCTCGATGTCGACCAGATTCTGGTTATCAAGCGCGGTGAAATTGTCGAACGCGGCAGTCACACCGAGCTGATCCTGCAGGATGGGTATTACAGCCGCCTGTTCCACCTGCAGTTCAAGAACAAAAACGGAGTTACCGCTCATGCGTAA
- a CDS encoding CDP-alcohol phosphatidyltransferase family protein, which translates to MSHGVVTWPNFFSMLRVLLLPGVAYGLARDDGTGMAICVTLFVVAGISDFLDGYLARRLNQVSPLGIALDPIADKIFAGATVVLLVVYRDLPVWLALVVVGRDLLILGAGAILLRGRKITLPSNLVGKYTFGILAFLLGSYVIRFHFGITLTTIATLIMIAWSLVSYAQVFLAVRSEKEIPEEAPPWQLWLLRIATGICFVAFVIKLYIYWTS; encoded by the coding sequence ATGAGTCATGGCGTTGTCACATGGCCGAACTTTTTCAGCATGCTGCGCGTGCTGCTTCTGCCCGGGGTCGCGTACGGGCTTGCCCGCGATGACGGCACGGGGATGGCAATCTGCGTCACGCTGTTTGTCGTGGCGGGGATCAGCGACTTTCTCGACGGCTACCTTGCCCGTCGCCTGAACCAGGTCTCCCCTCTGGGTATTGCCCTCGATCCAATCGCCGACAAGATATTCGCCGGGGCGACCGTTGTTCTGCTGGTGGTGTACCGCGACCTGCCGGTCTGGCTGGCGCTCGTGGTCGTGGGTCGTGACCTGCTGATTCTGGGCGCCGGGGCGATCCTGCTGCGCGGACGGAAAATCACCCTCCCCTCCAACCTGGTCGGAAAATACACCTTCGGCATCCTCGCCTTCCTGCTCGGCTCCTATGTCATCCGCTTCCATTTCGGCATCACACTCACGACGATCGCCACCCTGATCATGATTGCCTGGTCGCTTGTCTCCTACGCCCAGGTGTTTCTCGCAGTGAGAAGTGAAAAGGAGATACCAGAAGAGGCCCCCCCCTGGCAGCTATGGCTCCTCAGAATCGCGACTGGAATTTGCTTTGTCGCCTTCGTGATCAAGTTGTATATTTATTGGACTAGCTGA